The Pseudomonas cucumis sequence GTAACAGCCGACGATTTCAAGCTGTCGGTGATCGATCTGCACCGTGCCCAGACCCGTCCGACGATTACCCAACGCTGGCGCAACAAGGACCTGGCGGCGCTGTATTTTTCGGCGCTGGACATCGGCCTGACCCGTCGCGACAAACTGCGTTTCCTCAAGGGTTACTTCCAGCAGCCCCTGCGCCAGATTCTGGCAGAAGAAGCGGGATTGCTGGCATGGCTCGAAGGCAAGGCCAACAAGCTCTACGAGCGTAAACAGCGATATGGGGATGCGCTCTGATGTCGGGTTGGACACTGGAACCTGCTTACAGCGATCTGGCAGAAGACTTCGGCAGCCTTGACGCGGTGTTCGCGCTCAAGGGCGAGCGACTGACCCGCGATCCACTGTCCGAGGTCATTCGCGTCCAGCGCAATGGCGTCAACTATTACGTCAAGCGCTACGTCGGCGCCGGCAAAGGCCTGCGCCGTTACCTGGGCAAGCCGCGAGTGAAAGCCGAATGGCAGAACCTCAAGCGTTTCGCCAAGTGGGGCATTCCCACCGCCGAAGTAGTGGCCTGGGGGCTGGAGCGACGCGGCGTGGCTTACGACCGTGGGGCGATGATCACACGCGAACTGCCCCATACCGAAGACTTGTCCGTCCTGGCTGACCGGCATGATCCGAAGCTGGCGGACCGCGCCTGGGTCGACAACATCAGTCGACAGCTGGCGGGCTATACCCGGACCATGCACGACCACCGGTTTACCCATAATGATTTGAAGTGGCGCAATCTGCTGATTGACGATGAGCCCCGGCTGTTTCTGATCGACTGCCCCAACGGTGATTTCTGGCGCGGCTTCTGGCTCAAATACCGAATTACCAAAGACCTGGCTTGTCTGGACAAAGTGGCCAAATATCACCTGTCGGCTACCCAGCGTCTGCGCTTTTACCTGCAATACCGCCAATGTACCCGGCTCAATGCCGCCGACAAGAAACGGATTCGGCACGTGGTGAGATTTTTCGAGGGACGCGAATGACTGATTTTCTGGCTGCTGAAGACCGTGCGCTGCTTGAGCGTCATGGCCTCGGCACCTTCGACGCGCTCTGGGCCAAACAGCTCGAGGCGGTGGATGAACCCAATACCGGTCGGGGTGGCTGGAGCAGTGTATTTCGGCTGGAACTGGAAGGTCATGGCTATTACCTCAAACGCCAGAGCAACTACCTGACACGCACATTTCATTCGCCTTTTGGCGAGCCGAGTTTTTCCCGTGAGTTTCGCAACATCAGTCGTTATCAGAAACTGGGTATACCGGCGCTGCAGGCGGCGTTTTTCGGTGAGCGCAAAGTCGACGGTGAAGTCCGGGCGATTCTGCTAACCCGCGCGCTGGACGGTTGGGATGACCTGGATTCGCTGTTGCAGCGCTGGTCCGATCTGAGCGCGGCGCAGCATTCGGCGATTCTGAAAGCCTGTGGGCAACTGGCGCGACGTCTGCACGAGATGCATCAACTCCATGGTTGCTTCTATCCCAAGCACATTTTTCTCCAAGCCACCGGTGACGGTTATCAGGCTCAGTTGATCGACCTGGAGAAAACCCGCCCGCTGTTTTTTGGTCAGCGTGATCGGGTCAAGGACCTGGACCCGTTGCTGCGTCGGGCGCCAGAATGGAGCGAAAGTCAGCTGCGCGAGTTGTTGGCGGTTTATCTGGATCAGCCATTGAACAGTTCGCTGGTGGACAGTTGGGTATCGCGCTTGAGTGCGCGGCGCAGTCACAAGGAGGCGCGTTGATGCGTTTGTCCGAGCTGAAAAACGCGGGCCGCAGCCCGAGCCTGCCTCTAAGCATTCCACTGGCCGATGCCGCGGGGGCTGCAGAGTTGCAATTGCTGAGCCTGTTGCGGGTATTGCCGGGGCAACGTTATGTGGGTGCCGGCGTCTGGCGCGGTCGGCCGGTGCTGGCCAAGCTGCTGGTCGGCAGTAAAGCGGCGCGGCATTTTCAGCGTGAGCTGGACGGCGTGCGTTTGCTTGCCGCTCAGGGGCTGACCACACCGTTGCTATTGGCTGATGGCCTGAAGGACGGCGAGGGCGGCTGGCTGCTGTTCGATTTCCTCGAGGGGGCCGAGAGCCTGGGGGATGCCTGGCAACAGGTCGAGCACTTGCCGGTGTTGGCGGATGAACAATCAGCGGTGCTGGCCGAGGCCTTGGGCGCGATCGGCCATCTGCATAGCAAGGGCCTGTGGCAGGAAGACCTGCACCTGGACAACCTGCTGCGCCATGGCGGTCAGTTGTATTTGATCGATGGCGCCGGGATCTGTGCCGAGACGGCTGGCAAGCCACTGTCACAGCAGAAAGTCCTGGAAAACCTCGGAGTGTTTTTCGCCCAGTTGCCCAAATCCCTGGAACCCTTCACCGAAGAATTACTGGTGTATTACCTGCTGGAAAACGGCGAGCATGCCTTGCCCATGGAAGCGTTGCAGAAGCAGATCGACAAGGTCCGTCGCTGGCGTTTGAAGGATTTCCTGATCAAGGTCGGCCGTGAATGCACGTTATTCAGCGTCCAGCGCGGCGCATTCGGCCTGCGGGCGATTCGTCGCGAGGAAGAGGCGGCGATGTTGCCGGTGCTGGAGCAGGCCGATGCCTTGCTCGATCAAGGCCATCTGTACAAGACCGGCGGCGCGGCGAGCGTCGGCAAGGTCGAGGTGGCGGGTCGCACATTGGTGGTCAAGCGCTACAACATCAAAGGCTTTGCCCATTGGCTCAAACGTTTCTGGCGCCCGAGCCGCGCCTGGCACTCATGGCGTGAAGGTAATCGCCTGGCGTTCCTGGGCATCGCCACACCCAAGCCGTTGGCGTTACTGGAGAAGCGTTTTCTCTGGCTGCGCAGCCGGGCGTACCTGGTGACCGAGTATTTGCCGGGGCCGGACATCATCGAGCGGTTTGCGCCGTACGTTGAAAGTGGCGAGGCACCGGAAGCCGAATTGCAGGCTCTGGATCACCTGTTCGCCGAGCTGATTCGCGAGCGGATCAGCCATGGAGATTTCAAGGGTCATAACCTGTTCTGGCAGCAGGATAGTTGGGCGCTGATCGATCTGGATTCGATGTGTCAGCATGGCTCGCTCAGCAGCTTTGCCCCGGCCTATGCGCGGGATCGGGCGCGGTTCATGCGCAACTGGCCCGAGAGCAGTGCGCTGTACCAAGTGATTGATCAGCGTCTGCCCAAAGATATCTCTGGCGCTGCCTGAATCGGGTCTTCGTCCCTATCGCGGGCAAGCCCGCTCCCACATAACTGACTGGCATGAGGGTCATTCCCGCGACGTTTACGCTATAATCCCGCCCTTTAGCTGTCTCTCGCCCCTTGCGAGGGCACATTAATTTTTGAGGCGCGTTGCGCCTGCATGCAGACTAAAGAGGCTAGACCCCTGTGGCATTGACGATTCTTGGCCTGTCCGGCGCCCTTAGCCATGATCCTTCCGCAGCCCTGTATATCGACGGCAAGCTGGTCGCGGCGGCTGAAGAAGAGCGCTTCGTGCGCGATAAACATGCAAAGAACCGCATGCCTTACGAATCCGCGAAGTTCTGCCTCGAGCAGGCGGGCATCAAGCCGTCCGACGTTGACGTGGTAGCGATTCCGTTCGCGCCGATCAGCCTGTTCGGCAAGGCTCGCTGGCACTACGCCAAGCGTTACTGGTATGCCCCGGACCGCGCCCTCGACGCGATCCTGATGGGTAACCGTCGCTACAAGCGCTATCGCAACAAGATTGTCTGGTGCCTCGAGCAACTGGGCTTCGATCCGAAGAAAATCAAGATCGAGCCGGTCGAGCACCACTTGGCCCACGCCTCCAGTG is a genomic window containing:
- a CDS encoding lipopolysaccharide kinase InaA family protein; this translates as MSGWTLEPAYSDLAEDFGSLDAVFALKGERLTRDPLSEVIRVQRNGVNYYVKRYVGAGKGLRRYLGKPRVKAEWQNLKRFAKWGIPTAEVVAWGLERRGVAYDRGAMITRELPHTEDLSVLADRHDPKLADRAWVDNISRQLAGYTRTMHDHRFTHNDLKWRNLLIDDEPRLFLIDCPNGDFWRGFWLKYRITKDLACLDKVAKYHLSATQRLRFYLQYRQCTRLNAADKKRIRHVVRFFEGRE
- a CDS encoding lipopolysaccharide kinase InaA family protein, whose amino-acid sequence is MTDFLAAEDRALLERHGLGTFDALWAKQLEAVDEPNTGRGGWSSVFRLELEGHGYYLKRQSNYLTRTFHSPFGEPSFSREFRNISRYQKLGIPALQAAFFGERKVDGEVRAILLTRALDGWDDLDSLLQRWSDLSAAQHSAILKACGQLARRLHEMHQLHGCFYPKHIFLQATGDGYQAQLIDLEKTRPLFFGQRDRVKDLDPLLRRAPEWSESQLRELLAVYLDQPLNSSLVDSWVSRLSARRSHKEAR
- a CDS encoding lipopolysaccharide kinase InaA family protein, which encodes MRLSELKNAGRSPSLPLSIPLADAAGAAELQLLSLLRVLPGQRYVGAGVWRGRPVLAKLLVGSKAARHFQRELDGVRLLAAQGLTTPLLLADGLKDGEGGWLLFDFLEGAESLGDAWQQVEHLPVLADEQSAVLAEALGAIGHLHSKGLWQEDLHLDNLLRHGGQLYLIDGAGICAETAGKPLSQQKVLENLGVFFAQLPKSLEPFTEELLVYYLLENGEHALPMEALQKQIDKVRRWRLKDFLIKVGRECTLFSVQRGAFGLRAIRREEEAAMLPVLEQADALLDQGHLYKTGGAASVGKVEVAGRTLVVKRYNIKGFAHWLKRFWRPSRAWHSWREGNRLAFLGIATPKPLALLEKRFLWLRSRAYLVTEYLPGPDIIERFAPYVESGEAPEAELQALDHLFAELIRERISHGDFKGHNLFWQQDSWALIDLDSMCQHGSLSSFAPAYARDRARFMRNWPESSALYQVIDQRLPKDISGAA